The following proteins are co-located in the Pseudomonas synxantha genome:
- a CDS encoding energy transducer TonB gives MYVLFRARQLLGSVPAVIALVLIALGIQSQTLKVEPVYDESAVELALVEPEPEVVPEPVVEQEPPPPVIEDEEAEPAPPPPPPKPLPKPEPKPKPKPVPKPVVAKAAPTPAPVAAAKPVAPVAAPTAPVAPPAPPAPPKVDGQALEGGYLKGLRNELDTYKQYPTGRQASLERPSGEVVVWLLVDRQGRVLDSGVQSPASSMLLNRAATNSLRRIKQVKPFPEQAFGGRNEQRFTATFNYSVQ, from the coding sequence ATGTACGTGCTGTTTCGTGCGCGTCAGCTGCTGGGCAGTGTACCGGCCGTGATCGCCCTGGTGCTGATTGCACTGGGTATCCAATCCCAGACCTTGAAGGTCGAGCCGGTGTATGACGAGTCGGCGGTCGAGTTGGCCTTGGTCGAACCGGAGCCGGAAGTCGTCCCGGAACCGGTGGTGGAGCAAGAGCCGCCACCGCCGGTGATCGAAGATGAGGAGGCCGAGCCGGCGCCACCGCCACCGCCACCCAAGCCACTGCCCAAACCCGAACCCAAGCCCAAGCCAAAACCGGTGCCCAAGCCGGTGGTTGCCAAGGCCGCGCCAACGCCTGCGCCGGTGGCCGCAGCCAAACCCGTTGCGCCCGTGGCAGCCCCGACAGCGCCTGTAGCGCCGCCAGCCCCGCCAGCCCCGCCGAAAGTCGATGGCCAGGCCCTGGAAGGCGGTTATCTCAAAGGCTTGCGCAACGAGCTGGACACCTACAAGCAGTACCCCACCGGGCGCCAGGCGTCCCTCGAACGCCCGAGTGGCGAGGTGGTGGTGTGGTTGCTGGTAGATCGCCAGGGTCGCGTTCTCGACTCCGGCGTACAAAGCCCGGCCTCAAGCATGCTGCTCAACCGGGCCGCCACCAACAGCTTGCGTCGCATCAAGCAAGTCAAGCCGTTCCCCGAGCAAGCCTTCGGGGGGCGCAACGAGCAACGCTTCACCGCCACCTTCAACTACAGCGTGCAATAA
- a CDS encoding TonB-dependent receptor has protein sequence MKFTRIHLALVAATSMTQGMVMAETSDSDVGTIGVQGKATAGGGYMVPEESIKGRSTVTKEALDKQAATGNAIDKLKYTPGLNISSEDNTGLSGFRFTMRGMNSDQVGMSVDGMPINDSGNYALYSNLLGDPENIDQIFVTQGASEADGPHIGSSGGNIGIVTIRPTKETGAFVKQVVGSNATRKTFARLNTGEINGLSNWLSVSHTEGEMWRGSGAVRADKVEWNSFFDAGNGNTANLILKYHEQDNNSYSQLTKAQFQQNGRKYDPYPATPSVGSNGKYNSYYALAQNPFQTFTAVLNTQFKLADNLALSVIPYYYWGNGSGVGASAYALNRGSNQGGVFDLGNLPTAAQYNADGTPNSGVYYRPSRTQTWRPGITTKLTWDLGDHSLQFGYWYERARQSQTQPFIPLKSNGKPVDTWPDSNSAIVDANGKQIQGRDRFTVTPAQKVWAQDTWYINPDWTFIAGLAYMNVERDGTNHGSLTEQPEKRNQTYNKLLPNVGLKYQLDERDQLFYSLSRNMRVPQNYALYDKGADSINLEPETSWNHELGWRYSGDDMSLAATLFYMDFKNRQVSSKDINGDAADINVGAVTNKGLELEWSGQLPHHFNYYTSYTYTKAEQQDDMTVYNAGKAIVLPTSGKQFANVPKNMLAANIGYDDGRFYGTFGGKYTSKLYGDLTNDEAISGRTVFNLGAGIYLPVDKKVVKDATLRLNVDNLFDKKYLDGVYTTKTNAASYSGFRDGDPAYIVGLDRTVTVSLEANF, from the coding sequence ATGAAGTTCACCCGTATTCATCTGGCACTCGTTGCCGCGACCAGCATGACCCAGGGAATGGTCATGGCAGAGACCAGCGACAGTGACGTCGGCACCATTGGCGTACAAGGCAAGGCGACCGCCGGCGGCGGCTATATGGTCCCGGAGGAGAGCATCAAGGGCCGCTCCACGGTAACCAAGGAAGCCCTGGACAAACAGGCCGCGACGGGCAACGCCATCGACAAGCTCAAGTACACCCCGGGCTTGAACATCTCCAGTGAAGACAACACCGGTCTCTCGGGTTTTCGCTTCACCATGCGCGGCATGAACTCCGACCAGGTGGGCATGTCGGTGGACGGCATGCCGATCAACGACTCCGGCAACTATGCGCTGTACTCCAACCTGCTGGGCGACCCGGAGAATATCGACCAGATCTTCGTCACCCAGGGCGCATCGGAAGCCGACGGCCCGCACATCGGTTCCAGCGGCGGCAACATCGGCATCGTGACCATTCGCCCGACCAAGGAAACCGGCGCCTTCGTCAAGCAAGTCGTCGGCAGCAACGCCACGCGCAAGACCTTCGCCCGTCTCAATACCGGCGAGATCAATGGCCTGAGCAACTGGCTGTCGGTGTCCCATACCGAAGGGGAAATGTGGCGTGGCTCAGGCGCGGTGCGCGCTGACAAGGTTGAGTGGAACAGCTTCTTCGACGCCGGCAACGGCAACACTGCCAACCTGATCCTCAAGTACCACGAGCAGGACAACAACAGTTACAGCCAGTTGACCAAGGCGCAGTTCCAGCAGAACGGCCGCAAGTACGATCCCTACCCGGCGACGCCGAGCGTGGGCAGCAACGGCAAGTACAACAGCTACTACGCCCTGGCGCAGAACCCGTTCCAGACCTTTACCGCCGTGCTCAACACCCAGTTCAAACTGGCCGACAACCTGGCCCTGTCGGTGATCCCGTATTACTACTGGGGCAACGGCAGCGGCGTCGGCGCGTCCGCCTATGCGCTCAACCGCGGCTCGAACCAGGGCGGTGTGTTCGACCTCGGCAACCTGCCCACCGCCGCGCAATACAACGCCGATGGCACGCCGAACAGCGGCGTGTACTACCGCCCTTCGCGCACCCAGACCTGGCGTCCGGGCATCACCACCAAGCTGACCTGGGACCTGGGCGACCACAGCCTGCAGTTCGGCTACTGGTACGAGCGCGCACGCCAGAGCCAGACCCAGCCGTTCATTCCGCTCAAGAGCAACGGCAAGCCGGTAGACACCTGGCCCGACTCCAACAGCGCCATTGTCGATGCCAATGGCAAGCAGATCCAGGGACGGGACCGCTTCACTGTCACCCCGGCGCAAAAAGTCTGGGCCCAGGACACCTGGTACATCAACCCGGACTGGACCTTCATCGCCGGCCTTGCGTACATGAACGTCGAGCGTGACGGCACCAACCACGGCAGCCTCACCGAGCAGCCGGAAAAACGTAACCAGACCTATAACAAACTGCTGCCCAACGTCGGTCTCAAATACCAGCTGGACGAGCGTGACCAGCTGTTCTACAGCCTCTCGCGCAACATGCGCGTACCCCAGAACTACGCGCTCTACGACAAGGGCGCCGACTCTATCAACCTCGAGCCGGAAACCAGCTGGAACCATGAACTGGGCTGGCGCTACAGCGGCGACGACATGAGCCTGGCCGCTACCCTTTTCTACATGGACTTCAAGAACCGCCAGGTGTCGTCCAAAGACATCAATGGTGACGCTGCCGACATCAACGTCGGCGCGGTCACCAACAAAGGGCTGGAGCTGGAATGGAGCGGCCAGTTGCCTCACCACTTCAACTACTACACCTCCTACACCTACACCAAGGCCGAGCAGCAAGACGACATGACCGTCTACAACGCCGGCAAAGCCATCGTCTTGCCCACCAGCGGCAAGCAGTTCGCCAACGTGCCCAAGAACATGCTGGCGGCCAACATCGGTTATGACGACGGGCGCTTCTACGGCACCTTCGGCGGCAAGTACACCAGCAAGCTCTACGGCGACCTGACCAACGACGAGGCGATTTCCGGCCGCACGGTGTTCAACCTCGGTGCCGGTATCTACCTGCCGGTGGACAAGAAGGTGGTCAAGGACGCAACCCTGCGCCTGAACGTCGACAACCTGTTCGACAAGAAGTACCTGGACGGCGTGTACACCACCAAGACCAATGCGGCCAGCTACAGCGGCTTCCGCGATGGCGACCCGGCGTACATCGTCGGTCTGGACCGCACCGTAACGGTTTCGCTGGAAGCGAATTTCTAA
- a CDS encoding MotA/TolQ/ExbB proton channel family protein: protein MDMNLLHDVTFYVMYAAMAIAIFIAIERGIYFAYVRRQARALTDALGPQVHSERDLPDSLTRRHSLPLNMVLPVLAQKASNGSRKDLDDEIETQYLKTRAPLARSLWIIETITTAAPLLGLLGTILGIIDTFKALATAGVSDPGQISGGIGTALFATGLGIAIALFCVVFHNFFQDSLERINDQLKILLIRAASGAREQAEAPHRVPTPLHSRTA from the coding sequence ATGGATATGAACCTGCTCCACGACGTCACCTTCTATGTGATGTATGCGGCGATGGCCATCGCGATCTTCATCGCTATCGAACGTGGCATCTACTTCGCCTATGTGCGCCGCCAGGCCCGTGCCCTCACCGACGCCCTGGGCCCCCAGGTGCACAGCGAACGCGACTTGCCGGACAGCCTGACCCGCCGTCACAGCCTGCCGCTGAACATGGTGTTGCCGGTGCTGGCGCAGAAGGCATCGAATGGCTCGCGCAAAGACCTCGACGACGAAATCGAAACCCAATACCTGAAGACCCGCGCGCCCTTGGCCCGTAGCCTGTGGATCATCGAAACCATCACCACTGCCGCCCCGCTGCTCGGCTTGCTGGGTACCATTCTGGGCATCATCGATACCTTCAAGGCATTGGCGACGGCGGGTGTTTCCGACCCAGGGCAGATTTCCGGTGGTATCGGCACGGCCCTGTTCGCCACCGGCCTGGGCATCGCCATCGCGCTGTTCTGCGTGGTGTTCCACAACTTCTTCCAGGACAGCCTGGAACGCATCAATGATCAGTTGAAGATCCTGCTGATCCGCGCAGCCAGCGGCGCCCGCGAGCAGGCCGAAGCACCACACCGCGTGCCGACCCCGCTTCACAGCCGCACGGCATGA